Within Acinetobacter sp. LoGeW2-3, the genomic segment ATCAGTTCGATTTTATAACCGTCTGGATCTTCAACAAAGGCAATCACAGTTACGCCACCTTTCATTGGACCTGCTTCACGAACCACTTTGCCGCCACGCGCCTTGATTTCTTCACAGGCTTTATAGGCATCATCTACTGCAATCGCAATATGACCATAGGCATTGCCCAGTTCATAGCTGTCTGTATCCCAGTTATGAGTCAGTTCAAGTACGGTATGGTTTTCTTCATCGCCATAACCCACAAATGCCAGCGTAAAACGACCTTCTTCATAATCACGCTTACGAAGTAAAGTCATACCCAGCACTTCAGTATAAAACTTTAATGACTGTTCCAGATTGCCTACACGGAGCATGGTATGCAGCATGTGCATATTATTCATCCTTATTTGCCAGATTGTTGTTGGTGTTCACCGAGTAATTTTCCAACCCAAACCACTAAAATGAGAATTGGAATCCCGATTAATGTGGTCATCAGGAAGAAGTTCGGATAACCGATATTGGTCACTATAGTACCTGAATATCCCCCTAAAATCTTAGGGGTTAGCGTCATAAGTGAGCTGAAAATCGCATATTGAACTGCAGTAAAAGAGACGCTGGTCAGACTGGACAGGAAGGCAATAAATGCTGCGCCTGCCAGACCAGCCGCCAGATTGTCCACAATAATGGCAAAGTACAACCAGGCATCGCTATATGGCTTGATCACCTTGCCGGTTACTTCAATATCAGTAGTACTACTTACATCCACAGGCACCAGTGGCTGGATATCAATATCAAGGTTCTTGGTATTTTTAGCATCAGTCGTGGTTTGGTAGACATGTGTGACTTGTTGAACAGCGCGTTCACCATCCATCAACACCGCACTAATCAGATGTGCAGGTGCTGTTTTTAGTTTCTCTGCCGGAATAGCTGCACTAAACACACCCTGTTCTTCCAGCTTGGCTTCAAAACGCTCATCATTCAGTTCATAAATGATCTTTTGATTATCTTGTAAGGCTTCACCGACATATTGACCACGCACCACAATGCTGCCTTCTTCATTAACATTTAAGGTATTGTCACTGGTAATTGGCATGACTTGCAGTTGTGCATTGCCAGCGCTTTGCAGTAAATATGGCATAGTCACGTTGACTGCACTATCAGCCGTATTAGCATCAGCATAAGCTGCCTGAACCTGAATCTGCTTGGCATCAGCAAGCACTTGTGCAGGCACTTTTACTTTCCAATACCCCACTTCATCTGTTTCTGCCTGATAGCGCTGCTGCCCCACCTGAATTTCTACTGGATTCAGTTGCTGCCCTGATTTCACCAAGCCGATAAAGATCAGGTTAGTTGAACAAGCCAAAATGGCACCGACAAACATCAGCTTCATGATGTTCATCTTCTGCGCTAAAAGACCGCCGAGGAAACCGCCTAGAAGTGAGAAAATCACCCCATAAACTTTCACCGCTTCAGCAATCTGTTCCTTGCTAAAGTTCATATCCTGATAGAACACATTGGAAATAACACCGGCGATAATGTCAGAAACACGGTAAAAACCAATCAGCAATAACAGTACTAAAGCCAGTTTCAACCCATAGCGTTTGAAGAAATCTGCAACCGGGTTGACCCAGGTTTCATAGGCCATTTCCCGATTGACCGCACCCATTTTCACCAAGGCCGTTCCTACACCAAATGCGACTGCACCAGAACCAATAAAGCGTAAAGATTCAAAAGCAAATAAGGCGAAGGTATCCTGAATAGTAAACTGTTCGGTTAACATGCCCACCAAATTGCCCGAATACACATAGCTCAGGACGAAGCTGATGACGGCGATGAAGAACACCCCAACCAAACGGAAATAGTCACTGCGCACATAGGTTTTACGCACGCGATCAACTTGCGGTTCACGAATCGACAATGTCGTAATAATCCCGACCAGCATCACTGCAGCCATCGCTAGATAAGTCCATTTCCAGGCATCATAGATATAGTTGCCTTTCGCGGTACCTAAGTAGGCTGCAAGGAATAATGCGCCTGCACCCGCCACGATCATCCCGATTCGGTAACCTGCATTATAGGTTGAGGCCAACACGGTCTGCATCTGTGTTTCTGCCAGCTCAATACGGTAGGCATCAATGACAATGTCCTGAGTTGCTGCGGAAAAACCAAGCAAGACCGCACCCAGTGCCATTTGCTGTAAATGAGACTGTCCCAAGGCTGGATCTGAAAAAGCCATGATACAGATGGCACAAACAATCAGAATCTGGGCAATCAGCAGCCAGGCACGACGTCGACCTAAAGCTTTGGTTAGAAATGGAACCGGCAATTCATCAATCAGCGGTGCCCAGACAAATTTGAAGGAATAACCCAAAGCAGCCCAGCTAAAAAAAGTGACTGCACTTTTACTAATACCGGCTTCACCGAGCCAAAGAGACAGACTTGAAAAGATCAGGAGAATCGGCACACCGGCTGAGAAACCCAGGAACAGCATGATCAGCGCACGCCGATCCAGAAAGGCTGTAAAGGCGGATTTCCAACCCGTCGTTTGTGTTGTCATTGCTTTATTATTTTCCGCAAAAAACCAGTAGTTGCTATTCAATCCTTTAATACGGGATCTTTCAACAAGATTTACCATTTTCTCTGCGTAGATGATTTATTTTTTTACGTCAAAAGCGACATGTTCGCTTGAATTTTTCAGCTAATTCTGTATACCTTAAATCATTAATGCACTATTTCGTTTTGGACATCAACAGTGACCCAGAGACTCGATCAAATTCATTCTTCAATAACCGCCAATACGATTAACACCACGACAACTGAACAACAAAACCAAGCTGCTGAACTGCTTAAGTCAGCATTTGAACAAAGCGAAATACAACCTACTCTTGAAAAAACCCGCTTGCAGCCAACGCAACTGACACATATTCCAAAACTGGATAAAATTCCGGCCTCGACCAAGCGCATTAAACCATTAAATAATTTTCTTGGTCAGGATCGTGCACGTGCTTCGGTAGAAGCCGGGATTGCCCTGCCATATTCGGGCTATAACATTTTTGCCGTGGGGACTGCTGGTCTTGGCAAGCGCACCATGGTCAAGCGCTTGTTACAGCAGCATGCTAAAACAGTAGCGACGCCGAATGATTGGGTTTATGTGAATAATTTCCAGAATTCCCGTCAGCCGATTGCATTGCAGTTTCCTGCAGGTCAAGGCCCTAAATTCCAGGCCATGCTGCATCAAAGCTGGCAAACTATTCTGAAACAGCTGGAACGTCGTTTTACTGCGGAAACTTATTACAACCGTATTGAGATGATTCGTCAGCAAACGGGTGATGAGCAGCAGCAGGCACTGATTGAATTAACCCGTGAAGGTGAAGAATTCGATCTGAAGCTGATTTCTCGTAATGATGAGCACTGCTTTGTCCCAGTGCATCTGAAAGATGACAAGTTGCAGGAAATGACGCAGGATGACCTGAATGCCCTGAGCAACAAAGATCGTGCCGAAATCGCATCCAACATGCGCTACATGGATAAGAAACTAGAGCGTCTGGGTTTACATCTTGGTGATTTAGAAGATGATGCCCGTGACCGTGTGCAAGTACTGAACCGGGATATTGCCAAACAGGTGGTCGTGCCACGTGTTGAGCAGATGCTGGCCAAATTTAAAGATGTGGAAGGTCTGGATAAATATCTAAAGTTCTATGCAGAAGACATTATTAACAATGTCGAAATCGTGCTGGAACAGGAAGAAGATGACTTTACTCCAGGTCTATTCAGTCGCGTGCCATCTCGTTATCAGGCCAATGTCATTGTGACGCATAAGCCGAATAGTGGTGCACCGGTGATCTTTGAAGATTTTCCAACCCATTACAACCTGCTTGGGCATGTAGAACAGCTCACTCAGAATGGCACGATTACTACCGACTTTACCTTGATCCGTCCGGGTTCGATGCATCGCGCCAATGGCGGCTTCCTCATGATCGAAGCAGAACAGTTGTTAGAACAGCCGTATGCATGGCAAGGGCTAAAACGAGCGCTGAAATCTGGTCAGCTGAAGTTATCTTCTTTGGAACATATGCTGACCCTAACTGGCAGTATTTCGATTGAACCCGCAGCAATTCCTTTAGATATCAAGATCGTATTGTTGGCTGAGCCAGAAGTTTATTATGAGATTCTAGAGCTTGAACCAGAGCTCGGCAGCATCTTTAAAATCCGCGCTGACTTTACAGATACATTACAACGTAATGACGAAAATGAGCAGGCCTATATACAGCTGATCGCAGATTACGTTCAGGCAGACAAATTGTTGCCATTTGACCGTTCTGCCTTGGCTGCTTTACTGACTGATTCAAGCCGTCAGGCCGAAGACCAAAGCTCCTTGTCATTACATGCCCTGACCTTAGGTGATCTGATCCGTGAAGCACATCATCACGCTTTTAAAGCCGATGACAAGATGGTCTCCGAAAAGCACATCAATACGGCACTGGATCATCGTAAATATCGCTTAGGCTATTTACGTGAGTTGTATTGGCAGGATTTATCTCGTGGTACCCAGCTGATTGAAACTCGTGGTCATCGTCTTGGTCAAATCAATGCCCTGTCTGTAATTCACTATGCAGATGTGGAATTCGGTCTGCCTTCACGCTTGACAGCATCGGTTTATCAAGGTGGCGGTGACATTCTGGATATCGAGCGCAGTGTAGAACTTGGTGGTTCGTTACATGCTAAAGGCGTGTTACTGATGGCTTCCTTCCTGAAAGCACATTTTGGCCGTGAACAAACCCTGCACTTCTCTGCCGCACTGGCTTTTGAACAAAGCTATGGTCAAGTCGATGGCGACAGCGCTACTGTGGCAGAACTATCTGCACTGATTTCTGCGATCAGCCAGTTGCCAATTGACCAGTCTTGGGCAATTACCGGTTCCATGAACCAACTTGGTCAGGTACAGCCAATTGGTGGCGTGAATGCCAAGATTGAAGGTTTCTTCGATGCCTGTAAGTTACAAGGCCTGACTGGTAAACAAGGTGTAATTATTCCGCGTCAGAACATGCAGCATCTGATGTTGCGTAAAGACGTGATTGCAGCCGTTGAAGCAGGTCAATTCCATATTCATGCCATCGATACCATTGATCAGGCGCTAGAAATCCTGATGGCGCGTCCGGTCGGAACTTTGGATAAGAAAGGCCGATACAGCAAGCATTCGATTTATGCTGCGGTAATGGAACAGCTGGATTACTGGCAAGCCATTGAAGATGGTGCCGAGCTTGAGGAAGAAGAGCCGAAGAAAAAGAAAAAAAAGAAGAAAAAGAAAAAAGACAAAGCGCCAGTAAAGGACATTCAGGCCGATCCAGATGCACTTGCAGAAGTACTTGCGGCTGAATCAAAAGAACTCGAAAATGCTGAAATTTCTGAGGCGAAGGCAGAAGATTGATTCTGCCCTCTCTATTTAGAGTTTAAAATTAAAGCATAAAAAAAGCGCTTCTCAGGAAGCGCTTTTTAACATCTGCAAGTTTAATAAATTTATTAAGCTTCAGGTGCTGGGCTGTATTGTTCAACTAAAGGCTGTAATTCACCTTTCTGGAACATATCAAGCATGATGTCGCTACCACCGATCAACTCGCCATTGATCCACAATTGCGGGAAAGTTGGCCAGTTCGCAATAATTGGAAGAGTTGCGCGAATGTCTGGATTTTCCAGAATATTTACATAAGCAAATGGACGACCAATTTGACTGAGTGCTTCAACCGCACGAGCAGAAAAACCACATTGTGGGAATTGTGGTGTGCCTTTCATATAAAGAAGTACTGCGTGTTTGGCAATTTGGTCACGAATTAACGCTTCTGTATCGCGTGCTTGTTCAGTCATTGATATATCCTCAATAAATCTGCTTCGCATTATACTCAAAATGAACTAAAACAGTATGTCTAAAACAATATTTCATGTTTTATTTACAATTCAGCTTTTATTCTGTTTGAGATTTTGCTTATATAGGACCTGTCCTTATGTCTATATATGGCATCTTTGACTCCAATTTTCAATCCACCTAACAGATAAGAGTTAGTCATGAAGAACATTACCCTTGCTCCTGTGCAAACTGATCAACCTTCACACTTGATGCCGGTATTTGGCCGTCAGCCGATCAGTTTTGTCCGAGGACAAGGTGCTTATCTTTATACTGAAGATGGTACTGAGTATTTAGATGCGCTGACCGGAATTGCAGTATGTGGCCTGGGCCATGCCCATCCTGTGCTTGCTGAAGCAATTGCAGAACAGGCCGCAACCCTGATTCATACCAGTAACCTGTTTGAAGTGCCGTGGCAGACTGCTGCTGCACAAAAACTGGCTGAAGTTTCAGGTATGGAAGAAATTTTCTTCTCAAACAGTGGTGCAGAATCAAATGAAGGTGCAATCAAGATCGCACGTAAATTTGGTCATCTGCAAGGTATCGCTACACCAAAAATTATTGTGGCTGATAAATCTTTCCACGGTCGTACCCTGGCTACCCTTTCAGCTACAGGTAACAAAAAAGTTCAGGAAGGTTTTGCGCCACTGGTTGAAGGCTTTATCCGTGTACCATTTGGTGATATCGAAGCGATTCAAGAAGCAGCGATTAATCACCCTGACATCGTGGCAGTTTTTGTTGAACCGATTCAAGGCGAAGGCGGTGTAAATACTGCCCCTCAAGGCTTCAGCTACCTGGAAGAAATCCGTCAACTATGTAATCAGCACAACTGGCTGATGATGCTCGATGAAGTTCAAACAGGTAACGGTCGTACTGGTAAATACTTTGCCTATCAACATACCAATATCGTTCCGGATGTATTGACTACGGCAAAAGGTTTAGGTAATGGTTTCCCGATTGGTGCTGTAATGACCCAAGGTCGTGGTGTCGGTGTACTAACGGCCGGTAACCACGGTTCAACTTATAGCGGTACAGCATTAGGTTCACGCATTGTCTATACCATCATCGATATCATGCAGAAAGAAAATATCGTGGCGAATGCAGCTGAAAAAGGTGCTTATATTGTTGAGCAACTGCGTAGCAAGCTTGCAGATCAGAACGTGACTGTTCGTGGTTTCGGTTTGATGATCGGTATTGAATTACCAAAAGCATGCGGCGAACTGGTTGATATCGCACGTGATGAATACAAGATGATTATCAACGTCACTGCAGGCAATGTAGTACGTCTGCTGCCTACCCTGAACATTACTCAGGAACAGGCAGATCAACTGATTGAACGTCTGGTTAAAATGATCAACGCCTATCTGGATTAATTTGCAAGAAGTCAGATACACAAAAAGCCGCATCAAGCGGCTTTTTTAATTCTGTGCAGTTTATGATGCGATTTGCAACAAACGTCCGCCAGACAACTGGCTAAAATATTGTTTCAAGGTATCAAGACAACGGAGAATTTTTGTAGGTTGTTGTTCACGTTTTGGCATCACTGCATAAAGCGTAAATGGTTGTAATTTCCACTCAGGCAGAACTTCAACCAGAGAACCGTTCATTAAATCTTTTTGTACTTCCAGATATGACATGCGGGCAATGGTATTGCCATGCAGACAC encodes:
- the gloA gene encoding lactoylglutathione lyase, producing the protein MHMLHTMLRVGNLEQSLKFYTEVLGMTLLRKRDYEEGRFTLAFVGYGDEENHTVLELTHNWDTDSYELGNAYGHIAIAVDDAYKACEEIKARGGKVVREAGPMKGGVTVIAFVEDPDGYKIELIQQDQNARNN
- a CDS encoding AmpG family muropeptide MFS transporter codes for the protein MTTQTTGWKSAFTAFLDRRALIMLFLGFSAGVPILLIFSSLSLWLGEAGISKSAVTFFSWAALGYSFKFVWAPLIDELPVPFLTKALGRRRAWLLIAQILIVCAICIMAFSDPALGQSHLQQMALGAVLLGFSAATQDIVIDAYRIELAETQMQTVLASTYNAGYRIGMIVAGAGALFLAAYLGTAKGNYIYDAWKWTYLAMAAVMLVGIITTLSIREPQVDRVRKTYVRSDYFRLVGVFFIAVISFVLSYVYSGNLVGMLTEQFTIQDTFALFAFESLRFIGSGAVAFGVGTALVKMGAVNREMAYETWVNPVADFFKRYGLKLALVLLLLIGFYRVSDIIAGVISNVFYQDMNFSKEQIAEAVKVYGVIFSLLGGFLGGLLAQKMNIMKLMFVGAILACSTNLIFIGLVKSGQQLNPVEIQVGQQRYQAETDEVGYWKVKVPAQVLADAKQIQVQAAYADANTADSAVNVTMPYLLQSAGNAQLQVMPITSDNTLNVNEEGSIVVRGQYVGEALQDNQKIIYELNDERFEAKLEEQGVFSAAIPAEKLKTAPAHLISAVLMDGERAVQQVTHVYQTTTDAKNTKNLDIDIQPLVPVDVSSTTDIEVTGKVIKPYSDAWLYFAIIVDNLAAGLAGAAFIAFLSSLTSVSFTAVQYAIFSSLMTLTPKILGGYSGTIVTNIGYPNFFLMTTLIGIPILILVVWVGKLLGEHQQQSGK
- a CDS encoding Lon protease family protein — protein: MNTTTTEQQNQAAELLKSAFEQSEIQPTLEKTRLQPTQLTHIPKLDKIPASTKRIKPLNNFLGQDRARASVEAGIALPYSGYNIFAVGTAGLGKRTMVKRLLQQHAKTVATPNDWVYVNNFQNSRQPIALQFPAGQGPKFQAMLHQSWQTILKQLERRFTAETYYNRIEMIRQQTGDEQQQALIELTREGEEFDLKLISRNDEHCFVPVHLKDDKLQEMTQDDLNALSNKDRAEIASNMRYMDKKLERLGLHLGDLEDDARDRVQVLNRDIAKQVVVPRVEQMLAKFKDVEGLDKYLKFYAEDIINNVEIVLEQEEDDFTPGLFSRVPSRYQANVIVTHKPNSGAPVIFEDFPTHYNLLGHVEQLTQNGTITTDFTLIRPGSMHRANGGFLMIEAEQLLEQPYAWQGLKRALKSGQLKLSSLEHMLTLTGSISIEPAAIPLDIKIVLLAEPEVYYEILELEPELGSIFKIRADFTDTLQRNDENEQAYIQLIADYVQADKLLPFDRSALAALLTDSSRQAEDQSSLSLHALTLGDLIREAHHHAFKADDKMVSEKHINTALDHRKYRLGYLRELYWQDLSRGTQLIETRGHRLGQINALSVIHYADVEFGLPSRLTASVYQGGGDILDIERSVELGGSLHAKGVLLMASFLKAHFGREQTLHFSAALAFEQSYGQVDGDSATVAELSALISAISQLPIDQSWAITGSMNQLGQVQPIGGVNAKIEGFFDACKLQGLTGKQGVIIPRQNMQHLMLRKDVIAAVEAGQFHIHAIDTIDQALEILMARPVGTLDKKGRYSKHSIYAAVMEQLDYWQAIEDGAELEEEEPKKKKKKKKKKKDKAPVKDIQADPDALAEVLAAESKELENAEISEAKAED
- the grxD gene encoding Grx4 family monothiol glutaredoxin, which produces MTEQARDTEALIRDQIAKHAVLLYMKGTPQFPQCGFSARAVEALSQIGRPFAYVNILENPDIRATLPIIANWPTFPQLWINGELIGGSDIMLDMFQKGELQPLVEQYSPAPEA
- a CDS encoding aspartate aminotransferase family protein, which produces MKNITLAPVQTDQPSHLMPVFGRQPISFVRGQGAYLYTEDGTEYLDALTGIAVCGLGHAHPVLAEAIAEQAATLIHTSNLFEVPWQTAAAQKLAEVSGMEEIFFSNSGAESNEGAIKIARKFGHLQGIATPKIIVADKSFHGRTLATLSATGNKKVQEGFAPLVEGFIRVPFGDIEAIQEAAINHPDIVAVFVEPIQGEGGVNTAPQGFSYLEEIRQLCNQHNWLMMLDEVQTGNGRTGKYFAYQHTNIVPDVLTTAKGLGNGFPIGAVMTQGRGVGVLTAGNHGSTYSGTALGSRIVYTIIDIMQKENIVANAAEKGAYIVEQLRSKLADQNVTVRGFGLMIGIELPKACGELVDIARDEYKMIINVTAGNVVRLLPTLNITQEQADQLIERLVKMINAYLD